The proteins below come from a single Melospiza georgiana isolate bMelGeo1 chromosome 4, bMelGeo1.pri, whole genome shotgun sequence genomic window:
- the ATF4 gene encoding cyclic AMP-dependent transcription factor ATF-4 codes for MSFLNNEMLLGDSISPFSQPCSVAEESLGLLDDYLEVAEPLGSHGFSSDKAKAVSSNWLAVDSLGNTIDSSQEDAFSGMEWMVEKMDLKEFDFDALLGMEHLEATVSPDELMATLEDTCDLFNATIQEFHNKELPLMNNIITHVPESPVGADPMAPLASLWSFPLSPGSLTSTSDHSFSLELGSEVDVLEGERKREYPTVVVVITKSEKEDENHSDDSGICMSPDSYLGTPQHSPTNSLGSPNGNQFPADAPCGSVRSKPYDHPAEKVVSAKVKGEKKIDKKLKKMEQNKTAATRYRQKKRAEQEALSGECRELEQKNQALKEKADSLSKEIQYLKDLIEEVRKAKGKRARVPE; via the exons ATGAGCTTCTTGAACAACGAGATGCTGTTGGGGGATTCAATATCCCCCTTCAGCCAGCCGTGTTCGGTGGCTGAGGAAAGTCTGGGACTCCTAGATGACTACCTGGAGGTGGCCGAGCCCCTCGGTTCGCATGGGTTCTCCAGCGACAAGGCTAAGGCAGTCTCCTCCAATTGGCTTGCTGTGGACAGTTTAGGCAACACCATAGATAGCAGTCAGG AGGATGCCTTCTCTGGCATGGAGTGGATGGTGGAGAAGATGGATCTGAAGGAATTTGATTTTGATGCCCTGTTAGGTATGGAACATCTGGAAGCCACCGTCTCACCAGACGAGCTGATGGCCACGTTGGAAGACACGTGTGATCTATTTAATGCTACCATCCAGGAATTTCACAACAAAGAACTTCCACTGATGAATAACATAATCACCCATGTCCCCGAATCCCCCGTTGGAGCAGATCCAATGGCCCCATTGGCTTCCCTTTGgtcttttcccctctccccagggTCTCTCACTTCCACTTCAGACCACTCATTTAGTTTAGAGCTAGGAAGTGAAGTGGATGTTctggaaggagaaagaaagcgGGAGTACCCCACTGTGGTGGTGGTGATCACCAAGTCTGAGAAAGAGGATGAGAACCACTCAGATGATAGTGGGATATGCATGAGCCCAGACTCCTACCTGGGAACCCCCCAACACAGCCCCACCAATTCACTTGGATCCCCCAATGGCAACCAGTTCCCTGCAGATGCCCCTTGTGGCTCTGTGCGGTCCAAACCCTACGATCATCCTGCAGAGAAGGTAGTGTCAGCTAAggtgaaaggagaaaagaaaatcgATAAGAAACTAAAAAAGATGGAGCAGAATAAAACTGCTGCCACGCGTTACCGGCAGAAAAAGAGGGCGGAACAGGAGGCACTGTCTGGGGAGTGCAGAGAGTTGGAGCAGAAGAACCAGGCCCTGAAGGAGAAAGCAGATTCCCTTAGTAAGGAAATTCAGTACTTAAAAGATCTGATAGAAGAGGTCCGCAAGGCCAAGGGCAAAAGAGCAAGAGTCCCCGAGTAG